From a region of the Castanea sativa cultivar Marrone di Chiusa Pesio chromosome 10, ASM4071231v1 genome:
- the LOC142613171 gene encoding salutaridine reductase-like, which translates to MAETTIKPGIKRIAVVTGGNKGIGFEICRQLASNGIRVVLTARDVRRGNEAIEKLKAAGYSDVVFHQLDVMDPTTISSLADFIKTHFGKLDILVNNAGINGSMSNPEERRKVSADQIVGPNAIPLKEIMKQTYQTAEDCLRTNYYGTKQVSEALIPLLLVSNSGRIVNVSSILGQLKLISNENAKKELGDGDDLTEEKVDKVVEGFLEDVKENLIESKGWPINISAYIVSKAALNADTRVLARKHPKIAINSVNPGYVSTDLNHNSGYLTVEEGAKGPVMLALMPEGGPSGLFFDQMEVSTF; encoded by the exons ATGGCAGAAACAACCATAAAGCCGGGGATTAAGAG gATTGCAGTTGTAACCGGAGGCAATAAAGGGATCGGATTTGAGATATGTAGACAGTTAGCTTCAAATGGGATCAGGGTGGTTTTAACTGCTAGAGATGTAAGGAGGGGCAATGAAGCAATTGAAAAACTCAAGGCTGCAGGATACTCTGATGTGGTTTTTCATCAACTAGATGTGATGGACCCAACTACCATTTCTTCTTTGGCAGATTTCATCAAAACCCACTTCGGGAAGCTTGACATATTG GTAAATAATGCGGGGATTAATGGATCCATGAGCAACCCAGAGGAACGAAGAAAAGTTAGCGCTGATCAA ATTGTTGGTCCAAATGCCATACCTCTGAAGGAAATCATGAAGCAAACGTATCAAACAGCTGAGGATTGTTTGAGAACAAACTACTATGGGACCAAGCAAGTAAGCGAAGCACTTATTCCGCTTCTTCTAGTATCCAATTCGGGAAGAATAGTAAATGTCTCCTCCATCTTGGGACAATTAAAG CTTATTTCaaatgagaatgcaaaaaaagaattAGGAGATGGTGATGATCTCACAGAAGAGAAAGTGGACAAGGTGGTAGAGGGATTTCTAGAAGATGTCAAGGAGAATTTGATTGAAAGCAAAGGTTGGCCTATTAATATTTCTGCTTACATTGTCTCCAAGGCAGCTCTTAATGCAGACACAAGGGTTCTAGCAAGGAAGCACCCCAAAATAGCAATCAACTCCGTGAATCCTGGATATGTCAGCACAGATTTGAACCACAATAGTGGATATTTGACTGTTGAAGAAGGTGCAAAAGGTCCTGTGATGTTGGCTCTGATGCCTGAAGGTGGGCCGTCTGGCCTCTTCTTTGATCAAATGGAAGTATCAACCTTTTGA
- the LOC142613172 gene encoding (+)-neomenthol dehydrogenase-like gives MAETTINPGIKRIAVVTGANKGIGFEICRQLASNGIRVVLIARDVNRGNEAIEKLKATGCSDVVFHQLDVMDPTTISSLADFIKTHFGKLDILVNNVGINGSITNPEERRKLSVDQILGPNAIPLKEVMKQTCQTTEDCLRTNYYGTKQVSEALIPLLLLSNSGKIVNVSSTLGQLKLISNENAKKELGDADDLTEEKVDKVVDGFLEDVKENLIESKGWPINISAYIVSKAALNAYTRVLARKYPKIAINSVNPGYTSTDLNHNSGVLTVEEGAKGPVMLALMPEGGPSGLFFDQMEVSTF, from the exons atgGCAGAAACAACCATAAATCCGGGGATTAAGAG GATTGCAGTTGTAACCGGAGCCAATAAAGGGATTGGATTTGAGATATGTAGACAATTAGCTTCAAATGGGATCAGGGTGGTTTTAATTGCTAGAGATGTAAACAGGGGCAATGAAGCAATTGAAAAACTCAAGGCTACAGGATGCTCTGATGTGGTTTTTCATCAACTAGATGTGATGGACCCAACTACCATTTCTTCTTTGGCAGATTTCATCAAAACCCACTTTGGGAAGCTTGACATTCTG GTAAATAATGTGGGGATTAATGGATCCATAACCAACCCAGAGGAACGAAGAAAACTTAGCGTTGATCAA ATTTTAGGTCCAAATGCCATACCTCTGAAGGAAGTCATGAAGCAAACTTGTCAAACAACTGAGGACTGTTTGAGAACGAACTACTATGGGACCAAGCAAGTGAGCGAAGCACTTATTCCACTTCTTCTATTATCCAATTCAGGAAAAATAGTAAATGTGTCCTCCACCTTGGGACAATTAAAG CTTATTTCAAATGAGAATGCAAAGAAAGAACTAGGGGATGCTGATGACCTCACAGAAGAGAAAGTGGACAAGGTGGTAGACGGATTTCTAGAAGATGTCAAGGAGAATTTGATTGAAAGCAAAGGTTGGCCTATAAATATTTCTGCTTACATTGTCTCCAAGGCAGCTCTTAATGCATACACAAGGGTTCTAGCAAGGAAGTACCCCAAAATAGCAATCAACTCCGTGAATCCTGGGTATACCAGCACAGATTTGAACCACAATAGTGGAGTTTTGACTGTTGAAGAAGGTGCAAAAGGTCCTGTGATGTTGGCTTTGATGCCTGAAGGTGGGCCTTCTGGCCTCTTCTTTGATCAAATGGAAGTATCAACCTTTTGA
- the LOC142614228 gene encoding LIM domain-containing protein WLIM2b-like, giving the protein MAFSGTLQKCKACDKTVHVIELFTADGVPYHKTCFKCSHCNGILAMSRYSSMDGVLYCKPHFEQLFKETGSFTKKFQTSGRPQNDLNRTPSKLSSMFSGTQEKCAVCKKTVYPLEKVTIEGGFYHKSCFRCAHGRCFLTQSSYASLDGFLYCKHHFSQLFKEKGSYSHLTKTASLKKNGAVLPEVKHEEKTKLSTVPEAEPGQDQEQ; this is encoded by the exons ATGGCATTCAGTGGGACTCTGCAGAAATGCAAGGCTTGCGACAAGACTGTTCATGTCATAGAATTGTTTACAGCTGATGGTGTTCCTTATCATAAGACCTGCTTTAAATGCAGTCACTGTAATGGAATTCTAGCG ATGAGTAGATACTCCTCCATGGATGGAGTCTTATACTGCAAGCCTCATTTCGAGCAACTCTTCAAGGAGACTGGTAGTTTCACTAAAAAATTTCAGACAT CTGGAAGGCCACAAAATGATCTG AATCGGACGCCTAGCAAGCTCTCCTCCATGTTCTCTGGGACACAAGAGAAATGTGCAGTTTGCAAAAAAACAGTATACCCGCTGGAGAAA GTGACTATTGAAGGAGGTTTTTATCACAAGTCATGCTTCAGGTGTGCTCATGGTCGCTGTTTCCTTACACAATCATCCTATGCTTCTTTGGATGGATTTCTGTACTGCAAGCACCACTTTTCTCAATTGTTCAAGGAGAAGGGAAGCTACAGTCATCTAACCAAAACTGCTTCACTGAAAAAAAATGGAGCAGTGTTACCTGAAGTGAAACATgaggaaaaaacaaaactatCAACAGTACCAGAAGCAGAACCTGGGCAAGACCAAGAGCAATAG